From the Psychrobacter sp. P11F6 genome, the window TCTGTTAAATCGGCTCGTGATAATGCTGCTTCGATGGCTTTTGGTAGTGCTGCTTGCGCATGGATGGGCAGTATTGTCGCCGTTGCTAATAACGCCATGATAGGTGCGTATTTAGCAGGCGGCTTCGACGGTCGCAGATAACGAAAAAAAGGGAATAATTTGGCAGTAAAAGCAGAGGAATGACGGAGTTTAGAGGTGGGTCGCATGAGCATCTTTCATCAGGTGGCAAAAACAGCCTATGGTAACATGAGTTGCCGTTTTCGCGTAGATGGCAGGCGTAGATGAAAACCTGTTTTTATCTGAATTTTTAAAATACGCACACACGCTAGCGCACATGTAAAAATGCCATGGCGGTCATAATGGCATCGTTATAAGCATCGTGAGCGCCTAGATCGGGTATATTATAGTTCGCTAAAATATTGGTCAGATGCTGCGCTTGGCTAGATAGCCCTTGGGTTTGACCACTCATGCGCCGACTATATAAATGGCGTAAATCGATGACTTCGTTGGGCAGTGCTGTGCCCATATAGCGTTTGACCAGAGGGTTTAAAAACGCTGTGTCTAAACTCGTACAAAACCCCACAATTGGGCGATTACCTATAAATGGCAACAACAGCGCCAGCATCTCATCGTAGCTCATACCATGCTCAACATCGGCAGTACGTAGACCGTGAATCACAATGGTGTCACGGTCTGGCATCACAGGTGGTCTGCATACGATATGCATGCCATTGCCAGTGTCGATTGTATTGTCATTGATATGAATCGCGGCGACAGACAATAAATGGTGATTTTTTGGATTGAGTCCCGTCATTTCGCAGTCAATCGCTATCCATTGCTTAGCCACAGGTTTGGTAAACATCGATGCCAATTCTGGGCGCTGTAGCTGCGTTTTTTGCCAAGCGCAGGATAACTGTGTTAGCCAACTCATAGTTGTCGCTCATCCATTTATGCGATTGTTGTACTTATGCGAGCTCTAGTTGATAATGCTGACGTAGCTGGTTTTTAAAGCTTTTAACAACGGCCAAACATTCTTTTAATAAGTCGCGCTCAAGCGCGGTCAAGGTCATTGGGTTGACTTGCCGTGCATGTTTATCATCGGTTGATAGGGCGACTGATAGGCGCTGTGCCATAAAAAACTCCAAGGCTTCTAGTAAAGTATCCGCTCGCTCTTGGGTCAAGGCGCGCGCTTGTACCAAAGCTTTCAGACGATTTTTACTACTGGGCAGCTCTAAGATATCGTTTTCTAATGCCAAGGTACGAATGCCATGAACCAGTGGAAAGATACCGGCTTTCTTTAGGTCAATGTCTTCTGACCCGGATTTACCACCAAGCAAAGGCACGAACTTTTGCCACCACTGATTGACATCACCGAACTGTAGCGCGGCGCGCGCGAACTGGCGTACAAACATAGGGTCTGACTGCCTGTGGGCAACCTTTAAATGTTGACGCACCTGAGTCAATAATGACTCATCTCCGCAGACATATTCGCCATCGAGTATGGCGGACAAATAAATACCATGCATGGGATCCGTATTTCTAAACCATAAACCAATCTGGGCATTAAACTGTTTTAGCGGCTGTCGCCACATAGGGTTGGTCATCATGATATTACCATCGCACAGTGGATAACCGAGGTCTGCTAAATGCTGATTAAAAGTATCCGCAAATTCTGGTAGATCAGGGTGAGTATAGCCGTCACGTAAGATGAGCGCATTGTCTTGGTCAGTACGCATGATTTGCTCACCGCGCCCCTCGGAGCCCATCACGATCAGGCAGGTATTTGTCATGACCTCATCAGGCACGATAAGTTGCCAGAGCTTAGTAAATACCTGTGCATTCAAGGTCTGTACCATGCGGCTGATATTACCGATTTTGACACCGTTTTGATGTTGGGCGCGAATGTAACGACCGATAAGCTCGACGGCAGTATCTAAGCTCGATAAGTCTTTTGCTTGCTCGATTTGGATACTAATGAGCTGTGAATGATGACCAATATGCGCAAGCATATCGCTTTGTCCCAATATACCGACGACATCTCCATTTTGATCAATCACTGGTAGCCGATGGATACGATAGCGGGTCATGGTCAATAATGCATCGCCAATCTCATCACCGGCTTTGATGGTACGCAAGTTGAAATTAGCATAGCGCTGGCAGGGGGTAGTGGCTGGATCTTGCTGGTCACTCACGGCGCGGCAAATATCGGTATCGGTCAAAATACCCAATAGATGACCAGTACCATATTGCACCTCGCCCTCGTTTTTTAGGTGGTTTAAGGGTTGCACCAGTACATGTTTTAGCCCCGCTTTCGTCATGATAGACGCGGCTTCGTACAAGCTGTTATTGGCGTTGACGATATGGACTGGCAATAGATTGACGTCAATGACGGGCTGCAACATGATTTGCTGCACTTCTTGTTGATCATTGTAGCTAGCAGAGACTATGGATTTATTATTGCGGCGCTGCTGTAATGCCTTTAGCCGTTCGGGCAATTTGTCTGACAGCATTTGGCGCACTAGATGATTTTGGGCGCTGATTTTATCGACTGCGCTACCAGCGACTTGGAGCAGCAAGGTATCCTCAGCGGCTCGAAACTGATAGGTCTGCAGGGCTTTAGTATTAAGGCTATTTTCAGTCAATGATTCAGGCAGACGACGGCTGTCGAACCAGTCGTTATTATTGAGATGGTCGGAGTGATTACTACCCAAGTAAGAGGCAACAAACTCATCATCAAGCAATTGCTCAATCTGCCCTTTAATGACCACATACAGATATTGCAACTCTTCGGCAGTTAGATTCTCATTTTTGGCGAGGTAGCGGATTTGAGTATTTTTCCTGATGCTTTGGCGTTCAGCCAGACTCAATACGTCAAAGGGCGGCTGGGTAAAATCAAGATGGGGCATGGCATCATCCTTGATGGCATATTGAGTAAAAGATAATTGATGATAAAAGATACTTTACTATAGCATTATTAAAGCAAAAAACCTCTAATAACCACAGTAATATTGTGGCTATTAGAGGTTGCTGTTTTTTTGAAAGCTTTTGTGTATAAAGCGACTGCTTATGCGCCTAGTAATTTTCGAATACGGTTTATTGCTTCACGGCTTTCATCAACACTCGCAACGAGCGCAATGCGCACATAGCCTTGCCCAGGGTTTTTGCCATCAATATCACGTGACAGATAGCGCCCTGCTAGTGCGTGGATATTGGCCTGCTCGTACAGTGCTTTGACAAACCGCTCATCATCCCCATCGAATGGCTCAGGGACCTTTATCCAAAAGTAAAATCCAGCCTCAGGCATTCGTAACTCTAGTAGTTCACCAAGCTCAGACATCCACAAGGCAAACTTTTCTTGATACAGAGCGCGATTGTGTGCCACATGCTTTTCATCTTGCCATGCAGCGATCGAGGCGAGCTGATGTGGTATCGGCATCGCACAGCCTTGATAAGTACGATATTGCAGATAAGCTTGCAAAATATTGGCATCACCTGCCACAAACCCTGAGCGCAAACCAGGCAGATTTGAACGCTTAGATAAAG encodes:
- a CDS encoding 3'-5' exonuclease; amino-acid sequence: MSWLTQLSCAWQKTQLQRPELASMFTKPVAKQWIAIDCEMTGLNPKNHHLLSVAAIHINDNTIDTGNGMHIVCRPPVMPDRDTIVIHGLRTADVEHGMSYDEMLALLLPFIGNRPIVGFCTSLDTAFLNPLVKRYMGTALPNEVIDLRHLYSRRMSGQTQGLSSQAQHLTNILANYNIPDLGAHDAYNDAIMTAMAFLHVR
- a CDS encoding DUF294 nucleotidyltransferase-like domain-containing protein translates to MPHLDFTQPPFDVLSLAERQSIRKNTQIRYLAKNENLTAEELQYLYVVIKGQIEQLLDDEFVASYLGSNHSDHLNNNDWFDSRRLPESLTENSLNTKALQTYQFRAAEDTLLLQVAGSAVDKISAQNHLVRQMLSDKLPERLKALQQRRNNKSIVSASYNDQQEVQQIMLQPVIDVNLLPVHIVNANNSLYEAASIMTKAGLKHVLVQPLNHLKNEGEVQYGTGHLLGILTDTDICRAVSDQQDPATTPCQRYANFNLRTIKAGDEIGDALLTMTRYRIHRLPVIDQNGDVVGILGQSDMLAHIGHHSQLISIQIEQAKDLSSLDTAVELIGRYIRAQHQNGVKIGNISRMVQTLNAQVFTKLWQLIVPDEVMTNTCLIVMGSEGRGEQIMRTDQDNALILRDGYTHPDLPEFADTFNQHLADLGYPLCDGNIMMTNPMWRQPLKQFNAQIGLWFRNTDPMHGIYLSAILDGEYVCGDESLLTQVRQHLKVAHRQSDPMFVRQFARAALQFGDVNQWWQKFVPLLGGKSGSEDIDLKKAGIFPLVHGIRTLALENDILELPSSKNRLKALVQARALTQERADTLLEALEFFMAQRLSVALSTDDKHARQVNPMTLTALERDLLKECLAVVKSFKNQLRQHYQLELA